A window of Synechococcus sp. MEDNS5 contains these coding sequences:
- a CDS encoding S41 family peptidase, whose protein sequence is MPTPRLSPEQSHRQGLLLILGAGGIAAAVAIAAPGLGLPSTTSSSITDSPKEVIDQVWQIVYRDYLDSTGNYSPERWTTLRRDLLTKSYAGTDESYEAIRGMLASLDDPYTRFLDPKEFKQMQIDTSGELTGVGIQITLDKDTKDIVVVSPIEGTPASKAGVQPKDVIVSIDGESTKGMTTEDAVKLIRDQEGSEVTLGLRRKGDVVIVPLKRARIEINAVESRLNTGSDGTKVGYIRLKQFNAKASREMRAAIRDLEKQGAQGFVLDLRSNPGGLLEASVDIARQWLDEGTIVSTKTRDGIQDVRRATGSAVTDRPVVVLVNEGSASASEILSGALQDNNRAVLVGQKTFGKGLVQSVRGLSDGSGLTVTIAKYLTPKGTDIHKNGIRPDVPVELSEEEIQSLTVEQLGTGKDSQYRAAETTLIKALRSPGQGQAYQPGSANLQSALQR, encoded by the coding sequence ATGCCCACCCCCCGCCTGAGCCCTGAGCAGTCCCATCGCCAAGGCTTGCTGCTGATTCTCGGTGCCGGAGGCATCGCGGCCGCCGTGGCGATTGCAGCACCGGGATTGGGTCTTCCGAGTACAACGTCATCGTCGATCACTGACAGCCCGAAGGAGGTGATCGATCAGGTCTGGCAAATCGTGTATCGCGATTACCTGGATTCCACCGGTAACTACTCACCAGAGCGCTGGACAACCCTGCGCCGTGACCTGCTGACCAAGAGTTACGCAGGCACTGATGAATCGTATGAAGCGATTCGAGGGATGCTTGCCAGCCTCGACGATCCCTACACGCGCTTTTTGGACCCGAAAGAGTTCAAACAGATGCAGATTGACACCTCCGGTGAACTCACCGGGGTGGGCATTCAGATCACTCTCGACAAGGACACCAAAGACATCGTGGTGGTGTCGCCGATCGAGGGAACTCCAGCATCGAAGGCTGGCGTGCAACCCAAGGACGTGATCGTTTCAATCGATGGGGAATCCACCAAGGGGATGACCACCGAAGACGCGGTGAAATTGATCCGCGATCAGGAAGGCAGCGAAGTCACCCTTGGACTGCGCCGCAAAGGGGACGTGGTCATCGTTCCCCTCAAACGTGCTCGCATTGAGATTAACGCCGTCGAGAGCCGGCTCAACACCGGTTCAGACGGCACAAAGGTGGGCTACATCCGCCTCAAGCAGTTCAATGCCAAAGCCTCTCGGGAGATGAGGGCCGCGATTCGAGACCTTGAGAAGCAAGGTGCCCAGGGTTTTGTTCTCGATCTACGCAGCAATCCCGGCGGCCTCCTGGAAGCCAGCGTGGATATCGCTCGTCAATGGTTGGACGAAGGCACGATCGTCAGCACCAAAACACGGGACGGGATTCAAGACGTCCGCCGCGCCACCGGTAGTGCGGTCACGGACCGCCCCGTGGTGGTGCTTGTGAATGAGGGCTCCGCCAGTGCCAGTGAAATTCTCTCGGGTGCTCTTCAGGACAACAACCGAGCTGTGCTGGTCGGTCAGAAAACCTTCGGCAAGGGATTGGTTCAGTCGGTTCGGGGACTCTCCGATGGTTCCGGACTCACCGTCACGATCGCCAAGTACCTCACCCCGAAGGGCACGGACATTCACAAAAACGGGATCCGTCCTGATGTGCCGGTCGAACTGAGCGAAGAGGAAATTCAATCGCTCACCGTCGAACAGCTGGGGACAGGGAAGGACAGTCAGTACAGAGCTGCAGAAACCACGTTGATCAAGGCTCTCCGCTCGCCCGGTCAGGGTCAGGCCTATCAACCGGGCAGCGCCAATCTGCAGTCAGCCCTTCAGCGGTAG
- the mfd gene encoding transcription-repair coupling factor, which yields MPLSSLVRLLQTSALSGELCDRIERADRLLLRGAGRAARALVASAMARHQDRPLLVVVPTLEEAGRWTALLDLMGWRSAQLYPTSEGSPYEPFDPTSEITWGQLQVLSELQLEGQSRDLAIVATERCLQPHLPPPQVLADRCRTLRKGDTLDLEALAISLSQLGYERVSTIDQEGTWSRRGDIVDVFPVSSELPVRLEFFGDELDKLREFDPASQRSLDPIDSLRLTPTGFSPLIAEALRESMPDGLDQLLSEQALNELLEGGTPEGMRRLLGLAWHEPASLLDYLPAGCCVAIDERRHGRSHGEQWFDHAEEQYGDLGLPMPRLHRPIDQAMALAADFHGFDLAELQERDDHPNAFDLNSRPVPAYPNQFGKLGELIKGYQQEKQAVWLLSAQPSRAVALLEEHDCVSRFVPNAADAAAIERLVEQSTPVALKTRGTADLEGLQLPAWRVVLITDREFFGQQTLTSTGYVRRRRKAASRTVDPNKMRPGDFVVHRNHGIGRFQKLEKLAISGEVRDYLVVQYADGILRVAADQLGSLGRYRANSDAPPQLSKMGGTAWVKAKERASKALRKVALDLVKLYAERHQAPGFAFPVDGPWQTELEESFPYEPTPDQLKATAEVKRDMEKSQPMDRLVCGDVGFGKTEVAIRAIFKAITAGRQVAMLAPTTVLAQQHWRTLSERFAPYPIKVALLNRFRTAGERKSILEGLKKGTIDAVVGTHQLLSKSTAFDKLGLLVVDEEQRFGVNQKEKIKALRKDVDVLTLSATPIPRTLYMSLSGVREMSLITTPPPLRRPIKTHLAALDDEAIRSAIRQELDRGGQVFYVVPRVEGIEDVAGQLRQMLPGLKLLVAHGQMAEGELESAMVAFNGGEADVMLCTTIVESGLDIPRVNTILIEDAHRFGLAQLYQLRGRVGRSGIQAHAWLFYPGNASLSEAARQRLRAIQEFAQLGSGYQLAMRDMEIRGVGNLLGVEQSGQMEAIGFDLYMEMLQESLAEIQGQDIPSVDDTQVDLQVTAFIPADWITDADEKMAAYRAAAECLSSDELVELAALWADRYGALPGPVQSLLQLMNLKLLAKRCGFSRIRPEKPNIALETPMEEPAFRLLRQGLPQHLHGRLVYQAGTGASAKVLARGLGVLPMDKQLDELKGWLEQMAAQIPGTDGLTAEQREQQQRDQNEAVLSV from the coding sequence ATGCCCCTCAGCTCCTTGGTGCGTCTGCTGCAGACCTCGGCGCTGAGCGGTGAGCTGTGTGATCGAATCGAGCGTGCTGACCGCTTGCTGCTGCGTGGTGCTGGTCGTGCTGCCCGCGCTTTGGTGGCCAGTGCCATGGCCCGCCATCAGGACAGGCCCCTGCTGGTGGTGGTGCCCACCCTGGAGGAGGCCGGTCGCTGGACCGCGCTGCTTGATCTGATGGGCTGGCGCAGTGCCCAGCTGTATCCCACCAGTGAAGGCTCTCCCTATGAACCCTTCGATCCCACCAGTGAGATCACCTGGGGGCAGTTGCAGGTGCTCAGTGAATTGCAATTGGAGGGGCAGAGTCGCGACCTGGCGATCGTGGCCACAGAGCGCTGCCTTCAGCCGCACCTGCCGCCACCGCAGGTGCTCGCTGACCGCTGTCGCACCCTGCGCAAAGGCGACACCCTCGACCTCGAGGCGTTGGCCATTTCTCTCAGCCAACTGGGCTACGAGCGGGTGTCGACGATCGACCAGGAAGGCACCTGGAGTCGGCGCGGGGACATCGTGGACGTGTTTCCGGTCAGCAGTGAGCTGCCGGTGCGGCTTGAGTTCTTCGGCGATGAACTCGACAAACTCAGAGAGTTCGACCCCGCCAGTCAGCGCTCTCTGGATCCGATCGACAGCCTGCGGTTGACCCCGACAGGTTTCAGTCCCCTCATCGCTGAAGCCCTGCGCGAGTCGATGCCCGATGGACTGGATCAGCTTCTGAGTGAGCAGGCTCTCAATGAGCTTCTCGAAGGCGGCACCCCGGAAGGCATGCGTCGGTTGCTCGGGCTGGCTTGGCATGAGCCTGCGTCTCTTCTCGACTATCTCCCCGCAGGATGCTGTGTTGCTATTGATGAGCGCCGCCATGGGCGTTCCCATGGCGAGCAATGGTTCGACCATGCCGAAGAGCAGTATGGCGATCTAGGCCTGCCCATGCCGAGGCTTCACCGCCCGATCGATCAGGCCATGGCTTTGGCCGCTGACTTCCACGGTTTCGATTTGGCGGAGCTCCAGGAGCGTGACGACCATCCCAATGCGTTTGATCTCAACAGCCGGCCGGTGCCGGCGTATCCGAATCAGTTCGGCAAGCTTGGTGAGCTGATCAAGGGCTACCAGCAGGAGAAGCAAGCGGTCTGGCTGCTGTCAGCTCAGCCGAGTCGTGCCGTCGCCCTGCTCGAAGAACACGACTGTGTCAGTCGTTTCGTACCCAATGCGGCCGATGCCGCAGCGATTGAACGCCTGGTCGAGCAGAGCACACCGGTGGCTCTGAAAACCCGTGGTACCGCTGATCTTGAGGGACTGCAGCTGCCCGCATGGCGCGTGGTTCTGATCACTGACCGCGAATTCTTCGGGCAGCAAACACTCACCAGCACGGGGTATGTGCGGCGGCGCCGGAAGGCGGCCAGTCGAACGGTGGATCCCAACAAAATGCGCCCCGGCGATTTCGTGGTGCATCGCAACCATGGCATCGGGCGTTTTCAGAAACTTGAGAAACTGGCCATCAGCGGCGAGGTGCGCGACTACCTCGTTGTGCAGTACGCCGATGGCATCCTGCGGGTGGCCGCAGACCAGCTGGGAAGTCTGGGCCGATACCGGGCCAATAGCGATGCCCCGCCTCAGCTGAGCAAGATGGGCGGCACGGCCTGGGTGAAAGCGAAGGAACGGGCAAGCAAGGCCCTGCGCAAAGTGGCGCTCGATCTGGTGAAGCTCTACGCCGAGCGTCATCAGGCGCCGGGGTTCGCCTTTCCTGTGGATGGTCCCTGGCAGACCGAGCTTGAGGAGTCGTTCCCCTACGAACCCACGCCCGATCAGCTCAAAGCTACGGCAGAGGTGAAGAGGGACATGGAGAAGTCTCAACCGATGGACCGGCTGGTGTGTGGTGATGTGGGCTTCGGCAAAACCGAGGTGGCGATCAGGGCGATCTTCAAGGCAATCACCGCTGGGCGTCAGGTGGCCATGCTCGCCCCAACGACGGTGCTGGCCCAGCAGCACTGGCGCACCCTCTCCGAACGTTTTGCCCCATACCCGATCAAGGTGGCCTTGTTGAACCGGTTCCGCACGGCTGGAGAACGCAAGTCAATCCTTGAGGGATTGAAGAAAGGCACCATCGATGCTGTGGTCGGCACCCATCAGTTGCTCAGCAAAAGCACGGCGTTCGACAAGCTCGGCCTGCTTGTGGTGGATGAAGAGCAGCGCTTCGGGGTGAACCAGAAGGAAAAGATCAAGGCTCTACGCAAGGACGTCGACGTTCTCACGCTGTCAGCAACACCGATTCCGCGAACGCTTTATATGAGTCTTTCGGGTGTGAGGGAGATGAGCCTGATCACCACACCGCCTCCGTTGCGGCGTCCGATCAAGACCCATCTCGCTGCTCTCGATGACGAGGCGATTCGCAGCGCGATCCGTCAGGAACTGGATCGTGGCGGGCAGGTGTTCTATGTGGTGCCTCGGGTGGAAGGGATTGAGGATGTGGCTGGTCAGTTGCGCCAGATGCTTCCTGGGCTGAAGCTGTTGGTGGCTCACGGCCAGATGGCTGAGGGTGAGCTTGAAAGTGCCATGGTGGCTTTTAACGGTGGTGAAGCCGATGTGATGCTTTGCACCACGATCGTGGAGAGCGGCCTCGATATTCCTCGGGTGAACACGATTCTCATCGAGGATGCGCATCGTTTCGGACTCGCCCAGCTGTATCAGTTGCGCGGACGTGTGGGCCGCAGTGGCATTCAGGCGCATGCCTGGTTGTTTTATCCCGGCAATGCCTCCCTGAGTGAGGCCGCGCGTCAGCGTCTGCGGGCGATTCAGGAATTCGCTCAGTTGGGAAGTGGTTATCAGCTGGCCATGCGCGACATGGAAATTCGCGGCGTCGGCAACCTGCTCGGTGTTGAACAGAGCGGGCAAATGGAAGCGATCGGCTTCGATCTCTACATGGAGATGTTGCAGGAGTCTTTGGCGGAGATTCAAGGGCAAGACATTCCTTCAGTGGATGACACCCAGGTGGATCTGCAGGTAACGGCCTTCATTCCTGCGGATTGGATCACCGATGCAGACGAGAAGATGGCTGCGTATCGCGCTGCAGCGGAATGCCTCAGCAGTGATGAACTCGTGGAGCTGGCTGCTCTTTGGGCCGACCGTTACGGAGCGCTGCCAGGACCGGTTCAGTCATTGCTGCAGCTGATGAATCTGAAGCTTCTGGCCAAGCGCTGCGGTTTTTCCCGCATCCGTCCAGAGAAGCCGAACATTGCCCTGGAGACGCCGATGGAAGAGCCTGCCTTCAGGCTGCTCCGGCAGGGCTTGCCCCAACATCTACACGGCCGGTTGGTTTACCAAGCCGGAACAGGCGCTTCGGCCAAGGTGCTGGCGCGGGGGCTGGGGGTTCTGCCGATGGACAAGCAGCTCGACGAGCTCAAGGGCTGGCTGGAGCAGATGGCTGCTCAGATCCCTGGTACCGACGGTTTGACCGCCGAACAGCGAGAGCAGCAGCAGAGGGACCAAAACGAGGCTGTTCTGAGCGTCTGA
- a CDS encoding YqhA family protein, producing the protein MGDNLKPIRKPRMERRFENAIWRFRLITLIPVVMSLMGSISCFVLGTYEELAVLSKVFQGRFTYANSTLLIGKVVGGIDFYLIGIALLIFGYGIYELIISDIDVRQQDNSQERRNLLNIESLDGLKQKLTKVIIVALIVTAFKLMVSFEVKTITELLQYCAGVLMLAFSAYLIGRTGKH; encoded by the coding sequence ATGGGCGACAACCTCAAACCGATACGCAAACCCCGGATGGAACGTCGCTTCGAGAACGCGATCTGGAGGTTTCGCCTCATCACGCTCATTCCTGTGGTGATGAGCCTGATGGGCAGCATCAGTTGCTTCGTGCTCGGAACCTACGAAGAGCTGGCTGTGCTCTCGAAGGTGTTTCAGGGCCGTTTTACCTACGCCAACAGCACGTTGTTAATCGGCAAGGTGGTTGGTGGGATTGATTTCTACCTGATCGGCATTGCCCTACTGATTTTCGGGTATGGCATCTACGAGTTGATCATTTCCGACATCGATGTCCGCCAGCAGGACAACTCCCAGGAACGGCGCAATCTCCTCAACATCGAATCCCTTGATGGGCTGAAGCAGAAACTCACCAAAGTGATCATCGTTGCCCTGATCGTCACCGCCTTCAAGCTGATGGTGAGCTTCGAGGTGAAAACCATCACCGAACTCCTTCAGTACTGCGCCGGGGTGCTGATGCTGGCCTTCAGCGCCTATCTGATCGGTCGCACGGGCAAGCACTGA
- a CDS encoding sigma-70 family RNA polymerase sigma factor has protein sequence MTSTPVPTQPCRRLERLQRREQHRPIPASIQKRNGLVLQHLGLAHHAANRQLPRGGGEYDDLCQEACLGLVKSLDRFEPSRGHQVSSYAMPKATGQILHYRRDRLHTLRIPWRIKEYRV, from the coding sequence ATGACCTCCACCCCAGTACCAACGCAGCCCTGCCGCCGGCTCGAACGTCTCCAGCGCCGGGAGCAGCACCGACCAATTCCTGCATCAATTCAAAAGCGCAACGGACTGGTGTTGCAACACCTGGGGCTGGCTCACCATGCCGCCAATCGACAGCTGCCCCGCGGCGGTGGCGAGTACGACGACCTCTGCCAGGAAGCCTGTCTCGGACTCGTCAAAAGTTTGGACCGCTTCGAGCCCTCCCGAGGCCACCAGGTGAGCAGCTATGCGATGCCAAAAGCAACGGGACAGATTCTTCATTACAGGCGTGATCGCTTGCACACCCTGAGGATTCCTTGGCGGATCAAGGAGTACCGGGTCTAA
- a CDS encoding recombinase family protein, producing the protein MRVGYSRVSDQQQMSTNPLEAATIELERAGAETVLVEVGSGRSDEHRPKFRQLREWILDGKVSQVICPSQDRLGRNLDLVLDFVQLCHIQKVALVDLNGRELEVHSADGRLMTTIIGALDEHRSRLYGEKVRRAMRSAREQGLPARSKLPFGYRKVRNDSGRFVAIEIDPVTGPLARQRIEWFLAGDSVMALYRRVVDKQPGHSMSHRQMAKWLASPMLTGRLTWKANHQTKNCDEVASEQTFPALVTDAEHKAIQIRLEQGKNNQGRAGRKQRILTGLGRCSACGCVLTYRYHRPDLQYLRCANRVCTQNSRSIRVDQVFSVLQYALNLHALAMVPLLARPDIDPPEVFTLEAEIAQLKAISGTEAVIEEKERQIQRLRNVDNTAPVRLLVGALRSQTFWLQEDAELNNVLHQLLDSIVVDLGEGVNTARVIAVRCRTSPAEAPLPQDQNNVLIPVTAEQIQLTLEQAGLH; encoded by the coding sequence ATGCGCGTCGGATACAGCAGGGTTTCGGACCAGCAGCAGATGTCCACGAACCCGCTCGAGGCAGCAACCATCGAGCTGGAACGCGCCGGGGCCGAAACCGTGTTGGTGGAAGTCGGCAGCGGCCGCTCAGACGAACACCGCCCCAAGTTCAGGCAGCTGCGGGAATGGATCCTCGACGGCAAGGTGTCGCAAGTGATCTGCCCATCGCAGGATCGACTGGGCCGAAACCTGGATCTAGTGCTGGATTTTGTTCAGCTCTGCCACATCCAGAAAGTGGCCCTGGTGGATCTCAACGGCCGTGAATTGGAAGTGCATTCGGCCGACGGCCGACTAATGACCACCATCATTGGCGCTCTGGATGAACACCGCTCCAGGCTTTACGGCGAGAAAGTCCGCAGGGCGATGCGGTCGGCCCGGGAGCAGGGACTGCCGGCACGCTCGAAGCTGCCCTTCGGTTACCGGAAGGTGCGCAACGACAGCGGCCGTTTCGTTGCCATCGAGATCGATCCAGTCACAGGCCCGCTTGCCAGACAACGCATTGAATGGTTTCTGGCCGGTGATTCCGTCATGGCCCTGTATCGGCGGGTGGTGGATAAACAACCCGGCCACAGCATGAGTCATCGGCAAATGGCCAAGTGGTTGGCCTCACCGATGCTCACTGGCCGACTGACGTGGAAAGCGAACCACCAAACCAAAAACTGCGATGAGGTTGCGTCCGAGCAAACATTTCCGGCCCTGGTGACTGATGCCGAGCACAAGGCCATCCAGATCCGACTGGAGCAGGGAAAGAACAATCAAGGCCGCGCAGGGCGAAAGCAACGGATACTCACGGGACTGGGGCGCTGTTCTGCTTGCGGATGCGTTCTCACCTATCGGTATCACCGGCCAGATCTGCAATACCTGCGCTGTGCCAATCGGGTTTGCACTCAGAACAGCAGATCAATCCGCGTAGATCAGGTGTTCAGCGTTCTGCAGTACGCGCTCAACCTTCACGCCCTGGCCATGGTGCCATTGCTGGCACGGCCAGATATTGACCCACCCGAAGTGTTCACGCTCGAGGCTGAGATTGCCCAGCTGAAAGCGATCAGCGGCACTGAAGCGGTCATTGAAGAGAAAGAACGCCAAATTCAACGGCTACGGAATGTGGACAACACCGCACCAGTCCGTTTGCTCGTTGGTGCGCTTCGGTCGCAGACGTTCTGGCTTCAGGAAGATGCCGAGCTCAACAACGTGCTGCACCAGCTGCTGGATTCAATCGTCGTGGACCTTGGGGAAGGTGTGAACACTGCCAGGGTGATCGCTGTCCGTTGTCGCACCAGCCCTGCCGAGGCTCCACTGCCGCAGGACCAGAACAATGTGCTGATTCCGGTGACGGCCGAGCAGATACAGCTGACGCTGGAACAGGCAGGGCTGCACTGA
- a CDS encoding phage minor head protein, translated as MQNLFGQGRKQIEAQVTAAIAAGVWGISSQIELDTWNASTYRWVTKEDEKVCPTCRPMDGMLLLKSELAAHPAHWSCRCALLPEESG; from the coding sequence ATGCAGAACCTGTTCGGCCAGGGCAGGAAGCAAATCGAGGCTCAGGTCACTGCAGCCATTGCAGCCGGCGTGTGGGGCATCAGCAGCCAAATCGAGCTGGATACCTGGAACGCATCAACGTATCGCTGGGTCACCAAAGAAGACGAAAAGGTCTGTCCAACGTGCCGGCCAATGGACGGAATGTTGCTGCTGAAATCAGAGCTTGCCGCCCACCCAGCCCATTGGTCCTGTAGGTGTGCATTGCTGCCCGAGGAATCGGGTTGA
- a CDS encoding tape measure protein, with amino-acid sequence MANFNADILLKVNSTAAERQIKKVDRNLQKIEETTKDILSVDKQIVRERRALTRVSAEQATRAKKRITDLRLQRTELALQKRELQQISRLEQQRVKNSRAGGAGLGKAAGAGAAFATVPGQDFLQAGAAGALIAGPKGAIVAAAVAGTLKAANALGELGKESSITAAEVGKLETALRGVAGSNFDKSLQLAREVSEDFNVPLNEAIGNITKITAAADSVGLSFKDIDTVIRGLSASNKALGGDQEKLNGTLNAAIQILSKGKVQAEELRGQIGDRLPGAFGRFAESLKISTAELDKRLKDGKVTVADFVTFTQGELDKFGENAKVIADGPDEAGARLKQSLTNLKLALGPLTKSIGATFQDLGTEIVKGLTKGAEAIQDLQRGALQGQLKIEQGLKTNIEKRLAEVAPTDQSGPQVRALERRLEASNERIRELQRLLQPLLAQDGFIGPPAPTVPKTKTEQYKQKPDPDAVKRAADAEKRLRAAEQAVFTQRELNRLAADLARAELAGNDALAARLQGIRDELNIRNRLFGQLENEADARVRAQLETKALLDIDNVRIGVGQKLAQIEKDRTSQLKDQRNLLLQIAGFERTIAGASRIGGDPTQGLRDQLRSLQNERKFGGDADLAAQVEDLVLNKGVPFNEAFDLAEQVKAQRELNAETERYNQLIQSVGNTIETGIVDAIGLAVTETDRLGEAMKSLASDILQAIGKALILNAVTGAVSALGGKDGVGLFSILSGNFGKVPRFADGGVLPSTGPAIVGEEGPELALSSGGRTTIVPMSDAMARYSPSNGGGRAAGADGSSISGGAAGGQSGPIHIETTVINSVEYLTVDQGVALAREAEERGAKRGAAGGFTKSMNSLKNSRSQRSRLGLR; translated from the coding sequence GTGGCAAATTTCAACGCCGATATTCTCCTTAAGGTAAATTCCACCGCTGCAGAGCGGCAAATTAAAAAAGTAGATCGCAATCTGCAGAAAATTGAGGAGACAACCAAGGATATTCTGAGCGTCGATAAACAAATCGTCCGTGAACGCAGAGCATTAACACGCGTCAGCGCCGAACAAGCCACCAGGGCAAAAAAGCGCATTACCGACCTGCGGCTGCAGCGAACTGAGCTGGCCCTACAGAAACGCGAACTGCAGCAGATCAGCAGGCTTGAACAACAGCGTGTCAAGAACTCCAGAGCCGGTGGAGCTGGACTCGGCAAAGCTGCTGGCGCTGGTGCTGCCTTCGCAACGGTCCCAGGCCAGGACTTCCTGCAGGCCGGTGCTGCTGGTGCGTTAATCGCAGGGCCAAAGGGTGCAATCGTTGCTGCCGCCGTCGCAGGGACGCTGAAGGCTGCCAACGCTTTGGGTGAACTAGGCAAAGAATCCTCAATCACCGCAGCTGAAGTCGGGAAACTGGAAACAGCTCTTCGGGGTGTTGCTGGCTCGAATTTCGATAAGTCGCTGCAGCTGGCCCGTGAAGTGAGCGAAGACTTCAACGTTCCGCTGAATGAAGCGATCGGCAACATCACCAAGATCACCGCAGCCGCCGACTCTGTTGGTCTGAGCTTCAAAGACATCGACACGGTCATTCGTGGCCTAAGTGCCAGCAACAAGGCACTGGGCGGCGACCAAGAAAAACTCAACGGCACTCTGAACGCAGCGATCCAGATCCTCTCGAAAGGCAAGGTTCAAGCCGAGGAACTTCGCGGACAGATTGGCGACCGATTGCCTGGTGCGTTTGGACGCTTTGCCGAGTCTCTGAAGATCAGCACCGCAGAGTTGGATAAGAGACTTAAGGACGGCAAGGTCACGGTGGCCGACTTCGTCACCTTCACCCAGGGCGAGCTGGATAAGTTCGGCGAAAACGCAAAAGTGATTGCCGACGGTCCCGATGAAGCCGGGGCACGACTGAAGCAATCCCTCACCAACTTGAAGCTGGCCCTGGGACCGCTGACCAAGTCGATCGGCGCGACTTTCCAAGACCTAGGCACAGAAATCGTCAAGGGTCTGACAAAGGGTGCAGAGGCAATCCAAGACCTTCAGCGTGGTGCGCTCCAAGGCCAGTTGAAGATCGAGCAGGGCCTGAAAACCAACATCGAAAAGCGTCTGGCCGAAGTTGCTCCAACGGACCAAAGCGGGCCACAGGTTCGAGCACTCGAAAGACGTCTGGAGGCATCAAACGAACGGATTCGAGAACTGCAGCGACTCCTTCAACCGCTCCTTGCACAGGATGGATTCATCGGACCACCAGCGCCGACAGTCCCCAAAACAAAAACCGAGCAATACAAGCAAAAACCCGACCCCGATGCAGTCAAAAGGGCAGCAGACGCAGAGAAACGGCTCCGTGCTGCAGAACAGGCAGTGTTCACCCAGCGAGAACTGAATCGACTGGCTGCTGACCTGGCACGTGCAGAACTTGCCGGGAACGATGCGCTTGCTGCCCGACTGCAGGGCATCAGAGACGAACTCAACATCCGAAACAGGTTGTTCGGCCAGCTGGAGAACGAAGCAGACGCAAGAGTCCGCGCTCAACTAGAAACCAAAGCGCTGCTGGACATCGATAACGTCCGAATCGGTGTTGGCCAAAAGCTTGCCCAGATTGAAAAGGACCGCACCTCACAGCTGAAGGACCAGCGCAACCTTCTGCTTCAGATTGCGGGCTTCGAGCGCACCATCGCAGGTGCCAGTCGTATCGGGGGAGATCCAACGCAGGGCCTTAGAGACCAGCTGCGGAGCCTTCAAAACGAGCGCAAGTTTGGCGGCGATGCCGATTTAGCTGCGCAGGTTGAGGATCTGGTGCTGAACAAGGGGGTCCCCTTCAACGAGGCATTCGATCTTGCAGAACAGGTAAAGGCACAACGGGAACTCAACGCCGAAACCGAGCGTTACAACCAGCTGATTCAAAGCGTCGGCAACACCATCGAAACCGGCATTGTTGACGCGATCGGATTAGCAGTCACCGAGACGGACCGACTGGGTGAAGCAATGAAGAGTCTTGCCAGCGACATTTTGCAGGCAATCGGCAAAGCACTGATCCTGAATGCTGTGACGGGCGCTGTTAGTGCCCTGGGCGGCAAGGATGGCGTTGGTCTGTTCTCAATCCTCAGTGGGAATTTTGGGAAAGTTCCCCGTTTTGCTGATGGCGGCGTGCTGCCCAGCACAGGGCCAGCGATTGTGGGCGAGGAAGGTCCAGAGCTGGCGCTTTCAAGTGGCGGTCGGACGACAATCGTGCCGATGTCCGATGCGATGGCGCGATACAGCCCGAGCAACGGCGGTGGTCGAGCTGCAGGTGCTGATGGAAGCAGCATCAGCGGCGGTGCTGCTGGTGGGCAGAGCGGCCCGATCCATATTGAAACGACCGTCATCAACTCCGTTGAATACCTGACCGTCGATCAAGGTGTTGCCTTGGCGCGTGAAGCTGAAGAGCGTGGGGCCAAGCGTGGTGCTGCAGGTGGCTTCACCAAATCAATGAACAGTCTGAAGAACAGTCGCAGCCAGCGCAGCCGATTGGGCCTTCGCTGA